In Thermomicrobiales bacterium, one genomic interval encodes:
- a CDS encoding putative toxin-antitoxin system toxin component, PIN family, with protein MMPRWRVLCDANVFISYLLQPAGNGTIQQVVRFCFSDECQLVLTSELLSEIRVSTESKPKLMSRIDPRAVARLIEALNEIGEFVTVKPAESAPRVRDIKDTYLLQASRAGDVDVLVTGDLDLRALRDEISKPLIVNPAELLVVLQVTYNT; from the coding sequence ATGATGCCCAGATGGCGTGTGCTCTGCGACGCGAACGTCTTTATCAGCTATCTCCTGCAACCGGCGGGGAACGGCACGATTCAACAGGTTGTGAGATTCTGTTTCTCCGACGAATGCCAACTGGTGTTGACCAGCGAACTGCTCAGTGAGATTCGGGTCTCGACAGAGTCCAAGCCGAAACTCATGAGCCGTATCGATCCACGGGCTGTGGCCCGATTGATCGAGGCGCTGAATGAAATTGGTGAGTTCGTAACGGTAAAGCCAGCGGAGAGCGCTCCCAGGGTACGTGACATCAAAGACACCTATCTGCTGCAGGCATCCAGGGCCGGCGATGTCGATGTCCTTGTCACAGGAGATCTCGATCTGCGAGCGCTTCGGGACGAGATTTCGAAGCCGCTCATCGTCAATCCAGCGGAGTTGCTCGTCGTGCTACAAGTAACTTACAATACGTAA
- a CDS encoding type II toxin-antitoxin system prevent-host-death family antitoxin: MKRMSASDVQNHWGEFVRSVTEEGQSVVVESRREPIFVAISPREFARFQALLREQRLQHARNALQEIERLQQGRNDDLSEDEIEAIGNEAAREIRDELERHLYGHPLSASS, encoded by the coding sequence ATGAAGCGCATGAGTGCGAGCGATGTTCAGAACCATTGGGGAGAGTTCGTCCGGTCGGTGACCGAAGAGGGGCAATCGGTGGTTGTCGAGAGTCGGCGAGAGCCGATTTTTGTCGCGATCTCGCCAAGAGAGTTCGCACGATTTCAGGCATTGCTGCGGGAGCAACGGCTCCAGCACGCACGCAATGCGTTGCAGGAAATCGAGCGGCTGCAACAGGGTCGCAATGACGATCTCTCCGAGGACGAGATCGAAGCGATTGGAAATGAAGCGGCGCGTGAGATCCGCGACGAGCTCGAGAGGCATCTCTACGGCCATCCACTCTCCGCGAGCTCATGA
- a CDS encoding type II toxin-antitoxin system Phd/YefM family antitoxin produces MIDRTISRIVEGNQMKTMGVTESRRKFGELQRHFKAGGEPIHITNRQGASVVLISYSEYQELTSYRLTHMRQPAEPAEHTPEGTTP; encoded by the coding sequence ATGATAGACAGGACAATATCCAGGATCGTCGAAGGCAACCAGATGAAGACCATGGGTGTAACCGAGTCGCGGCGGAAGTTCGGAGAGCTTCAGCGACATTTCAAAGCTGGCGGAGAACCGATCCACATTACGAACCGGCAAGGAGCATCGGTGGTTCTGATTTCGTACTCCGAGTACCAGGAGCTCACGAGCTACAGGCTCACCCATATGCGGCAGCCTGCCGAGCCGGCCGAGCACACACCGGAGGGAACAACTCCATGA
- a CDS encoding enolase C-terminal domain-like protein has translation MKITNMRLRELTGTIEHPDGPFWEERLIRPVDIYPEFHAQTGVTANWQPVKSGETTSTIVLTFVEIETDEGVTGIGGPVDRGTAAHIHINHRSKLIGMDPMANERIWDILYREGVHDRKGTPMFSISAIDCALWDLRGKALGVPVHVLLGGPTRTELPAYASMLGYSLEPDKVTARASEFAARGYTAQKWFPRWGPSDGRDGIRKNVALMENLRDSAGPESDIMIDAWMSWDVPYTLDMAQRLKPYDPRWLEEPVLPDKIMQYAEIREKSVVPISGGEHEYTRWGIKELLDARAVDIMQADTYWAGGISEMVKICHLCAAYDIPIVPHGHSVPANVQLSAALSPVEVPYVEFLVKWNQILQHFFKDPVVPVNGVVTVPTAPGMGVEIDPAKIDSEREFTVD, from the coding sequence ATGAAGATCACGAACATGCGGTTGCGAGAGCTGACCGGGACGATCGAGCATCCGGACGGGCCGTTCTGGGAAGAACGGTTGATCCGGCCGGTCGATATCTATCCGGAGTTCCACGCGCAGACCGGCGTGACCGCCAATTGGCAACCGGTGAAATCGGGCGAGACGACCAGCACGATCGTGCTGACCTTTGTGGAAATCGAGACCGACGAGGGAGTCACCGGCATTGGCGGTCCGGTGGACCGTGGCACGGCGGCGCATATCCATATCAATCACCGCAGCAAGCTGATCGGTATGGACCCGATGGCCAACGAGCGCATCTGGGACATTCTCTACCGCGAAGGGGTGCACGACCGCAAAGGCACGCCGATGTTCTCCATCAGCGCGATCGATTGCGCGCTCTGGGACCTGCGCGGCAAAGCCCTGGGCGTGCCGGTGCATGTGCTGCTCGGCGGACCGACGCGCACCGAATTGCCGGCCTATGCCTCCATGCTGGGGTATTCGCTGGAGCCGGACAAGGTGACGGCCCGGGCCAGTGAGTTCGCGGCCAGGGGATACACCGCGCAGAAATGGTTTCCACGCTGGGGTCCGAGCGATGGGCGAGACGGGATTCGCAAGAATGTCGCGCTGATGGAGAACTTGCGCGATTCCGCCGGTCCGGAAAGCGACATCATGATCGACGCCTGGATGTCGTGGGATGTGCCGTACACGCTGGACATGGCGCAACGGCTCAAACCGTACGATCCGCGCTGGCTGGAGGAGCCGGTGCTGCCGGACAAGATCATGCAGTACGCCGAGATTCGCGAAAAGTCGGTGGTGCCAATCTCTGGCGGCGAGCACGAGTACACCCGTTGGGGCATCAAGGAACTGCTGGATGCGCGCGCGGTCGACATCATGCAGGCGGATACCTACTGGGCGGGCGGCATCAGCGAGATGGTGAAGATTTGCCATCTCTGCGCGGCGTACGACATTCCCATCGTCCCACACGGGCATTCGGTGCCGGCCAACGTGCAGCTTTCAGCCGCGCTGTCGCCCGTGGAGGTGCCGTATGTGGAGTTCCTCGTGAAGTGGAACCAGATCCTGCAGCACTTCTTCAAGGACCCGGTCGTGCCGGTGAACGGCGTGGTGACCGTTCCGACCGCACCGGGAATGGGAGTGGAGATCGACCCGGCCAAGATCGATTCGGAGCGCGAGTTCACGGTCGATTAG